The nucleotide sequence GGCGTCGCCCGGAACGTCCTTGAGATGCTTGGCGCAGGTCGAGGCGTCGGTGACGACGGGCAGGCGGCCTGCATCTGACGCAGCCGAGAGGTTCTTGGCCAGCGCACCGCCGACTTCAGCGGCCTGTTCCGGAAATCCCTTGGACTGGAACGGCTGGCCGCAGCACTGGCCGTTGAGATTTTCCGGGATGATAACGTCGTAGCCGGCCCGTTCGAGCAGGGCCACCATAGCATTGGGCGTATCGAGCAGATTGTGCTCGGTTTTCGGCGCGCCGAACATGCGGCTCGGACAGGCCGGGAAATAGACGATCTGCTCGCGGCCGGTCTGGGCGATGGGGACCGGGAAGCCGGTGGTGCGCGGGTCCTGACGGTTGTCGCGGACTTTTGGCACGCCGGGGCCGTGGTGCAGGGTGCGCGAAACGCGGGGGATGGCCTTGTTGGTGAGGCGGCGGGCCGTCTCGGTGATGGCTTCCACAGCGGGTGCGGGAATGATGGTGCGGGCCGCATCCGCCAGCGCTACGCCACCTCGCATGAAGCTCTCGATGGTACCGGTGTGGTCGGCGGTGAAGCGGGCGACCGACTGGCCGGTGCTGCCACGACGACGGGCGCGTTCGCCCATGATCATGGTGCCGGTTTCGATGCCGACCGGGCAGCGCAGCGAGCAGAGATTGCAGGCCGCGCAGGTGTCCATGCCGGCATATTGGAAATCGGCCTCAAAGCGGGCCAGACGTTCCGGATCCTCGCCGCTCTCCCTGAGACGAGCCCGTTCGCGGGTGACGGCGATGCGCTGACGCGGGGTCAGCGTCATGTGATGGCTGGGGCAGGCCGGCTCGCAGAAGCCGCATTCGATGCAGAGGTCGACCAGCTCGTCGGCCAGCGGCATGACTTTCAGGTTCTTGACGTGAATCTTGGGGTCGTCATTGAGCAGCACGCCGGGATTGAGCAGGCGCTCTGGGTCGAAGGCGGCCTTGATGGCATGCATGATGCCATAGGCCTTGGAACCCCATTCGGCCTCGACGAAGGGCGCGATGGCGCGGCCGGTGCCGTGCTCGGCCTTGAGCGAGCCGCCATAGCAGACGGAGACGAGCTCGGAGAGCTCCTGGTTGAAGACGTCAAACTTCTCCGCCGCGCCGGGTTGGGAGAAATTGTCGCTCATCTGGAAATGGAGGTTTCCGGCGAGGGCATGGCCGAAAATGATAGCGTCCTCATAGCCGTGCGCGTCGAGGAGATTGCGCATGTCGACGACGAATTCGGCCAGCCGATCGATTGGCGCGGCAACGTCCTCGGTGAGCATGGAGGTGCCCTTGGGACGGGCGGCGCCGCCAGAGGTGAAGAAGCCCTTGCGGATGTCCCAGAGCGCGTGGCTGCGATGCTCGTCGGTCGAGAGATCGATGTGGGTGGCGCCGTGGCGACGCAGCAGGTCTTCGGCCTTGGCGACTTCGACCGCCAGCGTTTCGGCGTCGGGTGCGGTGACGTCGATGAGAACGGCCGGGGAATCTTCGGTGAGCCAGGGCAGGAGCGGGGCCATGGGGCCGAGATGCTCGACCGTGGCGAGGGCGCGGCGCTCGATATATTCGGCGGCGGTGACGCCCGTCGTCACCTGCACGCCGCCATTGGCCATTTCGATGATGGCGCGGCCCGCAGCCTGCGGATTGGGGAAGGGGATCAGCCCCGTCGCCTTGAACGGATGTTCGGGGACGGTGTTGTAGGTGACCTCGGACACAAAGCCGAGCGTGCCTTCCGAGCCGACCATCAAATGGATCAGGATATCGAGCGGGTCGTGATAGTCGACGAGTGCATTGAGCGAATAGCCGACGGTGTTCTTGATCCGGTATTTGTGGCGGATGAGCGCGACGAGATCGGCGTCGGCCATGATCTCGTGGTGGAGGCGGTGCAGCTCCTCGAGCATGGTCGCGTGGCTGATGCGGAAGGCGTCGCAGCTGGCGGGGTCGCCGCTGTCGAGCATGGTGCCGTCGGTGAGCACGATCCGCAGCCGCGCCATGGTGTGATAGGTGTTTTGCGCGACGCCGCAGCACATGCCAGACGAATTGTTGTTGACCACGCCGCCGATCTTGCAGGTCGCCTGGCTGGCCGGGTCGGGGCCGATTTTTTTGTTAAACGGCTTCAGCGCCTTGTTGGCTTCGGCGACGATGATCGCGGGCCCGAGCGTGATCTTTTCAGCGCCGGGATGGATATCGAGCTTGCGCCAGCCATCGCCCAGAACGGCGAGTACGCCATCGGTGACGGCTTGGCCCGATAGCGATGTGCCGGCGGCCCGGAAGGTGACTGGCAAGCCCTCGGCGCGCGCGGCCTTGAACACGGCGCGAACGTCGTCCTCGGAATTGACGAAGACCACCACGGCCGGAATCAGCCGATAGGAACTGGCATCCCCGCTCCAGGCATAGGTCGTGAGCGGGTCTGTATGAATGGCTCCGGCTATCTGGCCTTTGAGGCGAGCGGCAACGCGCTCACCGGCGGCTTGACGATCTGGCGCGGGGGCCTTGGGCTGGGTCGAATATTGAAGGGCTTGCTGCATGGCTTGCTACTAACATGTTAGCTCTCGCGTGGCGAGACAAACCCGTTCCCTGAGATGAAATCGGGGTGCGATTTAATGCAGCGGCGGCAGGGTCGCCTGGGCGGCGCGAGAGATGCGATCGATAAGGTCTTCAATGCGCTCTTCGCCGCGCCGGTCCTTGAGCACATAGAGCCCGGCGATGGAGACGCGGGGGTCGTTTTTCTGGATCACCTCGACCAGGCCCTGGCGGGCAAAAATGTCGCGCATGACATGGGTGTGGAGCAGCGCGGCGTCGGTCGCGAGGGCATAGTCGACGCAGGCAGCCAAGGAATTGGAGCGGAAGGCGAAATGAGTGCGGTCGAACACGGTTTCGACGCGGGTGCGCCGGCGGGAGGGGTCAAAAAAGCGGTCGTGGCGGCTCTCGGGGAGCGATAAAAGAATGCGCGGGTAGACGTCGATTTCGGCCTGGGTCCGCGGGGCGCCGATAAGCGGATGACCCTCGTGCACGAAGAAGGCGTTGTAGACGCGGCTGAGGGGGACGAAATCGGTGCCAAGCGTGGAGCTGAGGCCATCCACTTCGTGGGCGAGGAACATGGAGATGTCGCCCGAGAGCATCTGATCCATGAGGCGTAGTTGATTGCCGAGGCTGACCTGGACCGGAGCGCCGGGATATTCGCCCTGATATTGGACGACGAGATCGCGCAGGAACATGTTCCACCAGGAGTAGCCCGAGCCGATGGTGATGCCGCGCTCCATGCCCCGCAGCTGATCGCCGATGGCGGAAAGCGTATTGTCGTAGAGGCGCTGCATGAGGCGGGCGTTCTCGTAGAGCGTCTCGCCATAGCGGGTAAGGGTAATGCCGCGCGAGGAGCGCTCGAACAGCTGGGCGCCGATATTGTCCTCGAGTTTTCGCATGTTGATGGTCAGCGTCGGCTGGGTGAGGCGGAGAGCGATTGCCGCGCCGCTCATGGTGCCGATATCGGCGACGGCGAGGAACTGGGTGAGCAGCTTGTCCATGAGCGAGAATTCCCGACTATAGATTGCCTCTATAGTGTCGGCGTAATTTCATAGTTTTCCAACGGGCTTTTTTCGTCCACTCTCACCCTCAGGAGAGAAGCTTCGGAGCTGCCGCGGGTGAGGCGTGGTGGCGCGAAAGCAGAGGAATCAACGCATTACCCGATAGGATGACCGCTCACCCGGTATCGCCGACACAGCCTTTCCGGTCTTCCATACAAGCTTGATTGCGGGATACGAGGACTGTAAGGTAAAGGGTAACTGGCTGGTTATTTCAGGTGCTTTCGGACGTATTTGCAATCAGTTCCTTGGCAGTTTGCCTGATGGAAGCAGTTGAAAGTTCTTAGTAACCAGTTGGTGATTTGGCGACGGGGAGGTCGCCTTGCTCACACTGTGCCGGCATGGCCGGACACGCAAAACTTGGGAGGTTAGCACATGACATTTCGTATCGGACGTCGTCAGTTCCTCATGGGAAGCTCGGCGCTTATCGCAGCCGGCGCCGCCGGCTTCAGCCCGGCCTTTGCCCAGGGCAATCCCCTGCGCATGATCTGGTGGGGCGGTCAGGCCCGCGCCGACCGCACGCTCGCCGTGGCGGACGCCTATGCCGACGCCAAGGGCATCACGCCGCTGGAAGGCGAATTCCTCAGCTGGAACGATTACTGGCCCAAGCTGGCGACGCAGACCGCCGGCGGCACCGCCCCCGACATCCTGCAGATGGACTATCGTTTCATCGTTGAATACGCCTCGCGCAATGCCATTGCCCCGCTCGATGAATATGTCGGCGGCGTGCTCGACCTCAGCGATTTCGACGAGGATCAGCTCGAGGGCGGCAAGGTCGGTGGCAAGCTCTATGGCCTCAGCCTCGGCGCCAACTCGGTTGCCATGCTCGCCAATTCGACCGCGTTCGAAGAAGCCGGGCTCACCGTTCCGGGCATGGACTGGACCTATGACACGCTGCGTGAACTGGGCGAAGCCTTCAAGGCTGCCAATATCCGCGGCGGCATGAAGGCCATGTCCGATGCCTCCGGTGCCGAGCCCATGCTCGACAACTGGATCCGCCAGCGCGGCAAGGCCCTCTACACGCCGGAAGGCAAGCTGGGGCCGGATGCCGACGACATGGTCGAGTGGTTCACCATGTGGAACGAGTTCCGCGATGCCGGCTACATCGTCTCGGCCGAGGACAATGCCCTCGATACCGGCGCGCCGGAGACTTCGATGGTCGCGATGAGCAAGGCTGCGCTGCTGCCATCCAACTCCAACCAGCTGGTGATCCACCAGTCGGTGAGCAAGGACAACCTCACCATCACCTCCTATCCGCGCATCGCGGCCGGTGTCGGTGGCGGTCACTATCGCAAGCCCAGCCAGTTCTGGTCCATCGCCGGCTCTTCGCAGAACAAGGAAGCGGCTGCCGAATTCCTCAGCTACTTCATCAATGACACCGAGGCCGGCAAGGTGCTTGGCGTCGAGCGCGGCATTCCATGCTCGGCCAAGGTGCGCGACGCTGTCGCCCCGACGCTGAGCGAACAGGATCAGATCGCGCTCAACTTCGTCGCCAATCTCGGCGATCTGCTTGGACCGCTGCCGGCCTCCCCGCCGAACGCAGCTGGCGAAATCGACACCTCGCTGCTGCGCGTTCTCAGCCAGGAAGTGGCCTTCGGGGCACGCTCTGCCGAAGACGCCGGCAAATTCTTCGTCGAAGAAGCAACTGCTATTCTGAACCGGGCGGCTGTCTGAATATGACTATCAATGCGGCAGACGCGGCTGTGCATAATGCCGCATCCCGCAGGTCGATCTGGTCGAGGGCGTGGGAAAACCACGCCCCCGGCTATCTCTTCCTGCTCCCCTGGCTGATCGGCTTTATCGGCCTCACGGTCGGCCCGATCATCTCGTCCTTCTATCTCAGCTTCACCAATTTCGACCTATTGACCCCGGCGCGCTGGGTCGGGCTCGAAAACTACCAGCGCATGTTCACCAATGACCGCAATTTTGCGGCGGCGATGCGGGTGACCTTCACCTTCGTGTTGTTCTCGGTGCCGCTGAAGCTGGCCTTCGCGCTCCTCGTTGCCATTCTGCTCAACCGGGGCATGAAGGGGCTGCCGCTCTATCGCGCGCTGTTCTATCTACCGAGCCTGCTTGGCGCTTCGGTTGCGATCGCAATCCTGTGGCGCCAGATCTTTGCCGGTGACGGCCTCGTCAACCAGTTCCTCGCCAATTTCGGCATTATCGGGCCGAGCTGGATTTCCAACCCGAATTATTCGCTCTGGACGCTGATCATCCTGTCGGTCTGGCAGTTTGGCTCGCCCATGATCATCTTCCTCGCCGGGCTCCGCCAGATCCCGCAGGACATGTATGAGGCCGCCTCCCTCGATGGCGCCGGCAAGTGGCGCCAGTTCTGGAAGATCACCGTGCCACTGCTGACGCCGGTCATTTTCTTCAACGCGATCATCCAGACGATCAACTCGTTCCAGAGCTTTACGCCCGCCTTCATCATCTCGAATGGCACGGGCTCGCCGATCAACTCGACGCTGTTCTACGCGCTCTATCTCTACAACGAGGCGTTCAGCTTCTTCCGCATGGGCTATGCCTCGGCGCTCGCGTGGTTCCTCCTGTTCCTGATCGCGTGCTTCACCGCCTTCTCTTTCCTCACCAGCAAATATTGGGTGCACTATGACGACTGATGCACACACGCTGACGGTGGTGACGGGGTCCGAAAACGACCCGGCAGCCCGTATGCGCAAGCGCGTTTTTTCGGTGCTCGCCCATATCGTGCTGATCAGCGCCTCGATCCTGATGCTCTATCCGCTGCTCTGGCTTTTGGCGGCGTCGTTCAAGCCGGACAACCAGATCTTCAACACCGGCATCTGGCCGACGGCAGACTGGAGTCTCGACGCCTATTTCCGAGGCTGGAACGCCATGCGCGTCAGCTTTTCGGTGTTCTTCATGAACTCCTTCGTCATCGCCATCTTGAGCATTATCGGCAATCTCTTTGCCTGCTCCATGGCGGCCTATG is from Devosia sp. SD17-2 and encodes:
- a CDS encoding ABC transporter substrate-binding protein, which codes for MTFRIGRRQFLMGSSALIAAGAAGFSPAFAQGNPLRMIWWGGQARADRTLAVADAYADAKGITPLEGEFLSWNDYWPKLATQTAGGTAPDILQMDYRFIVEYASRNAIAPLDEYVGGVLDLSDFDEDQLEGGKVGGKLYGLSLGANSVAMLANSTAFEEAGLTVPGMDWTYDTLRELGEAFKAANIRGGMKAMSDASGAEPMLDNWIRQRGKALYTPEGKLGPDADDMVEWFTMWNEFRDAGYIVSAEDNALDTGAPETSMVAMSKAALLPSNSNQLVIHQSVSKDNLTITSYPRIAAGVGGGHYRKPSQFWSIAGSSQNKEAAAEFLSYFINDTEAGKVLGVERGIPCSAKVRDAVAPTLSEQDQIALNFVANLGDLLGPLPASPPNAAGEIDTSLLRVLSQEVAFGARSAEDAGKFFVEEATAILNRAAV
- a CDS encoding FAD-binding and (Fe-S)-binding domain-containing protein, which codes for MQQALQYSTQPKAPAPDRQAAGERVAARLKGQIAGAIHTDPLTTYAWSGDASSYRLIPAVVVFVNSEDDVRAVFKAARAEGLPVTFRAAGTSLSGQAVTDGVLAVLGDGWRKLDIHPGAEKITLGPAIIVAEANKALKPFNKKIGPDPASQATCKIGGVVNNNSSGMCCGVAQNTYHTMARLRIVLTDGTMLDSGDPASCDAFRISHATMLEELHRLHHEIMADADLVALIRHKYRIKNTVGYSLNALVDYHDPLDILIHLMVGSEGTLGFVSEVTYNTVPEHPFKATGLIPFPNPQAAGRAIIEMANGGVQVTTGVTAAEYIERRALATVEHLGPMAPLLPWLTEDSPAVLIDVTAPDAETLAVEVAKAEDLLRRHGATHIDLSTDEHRSHALWDIRKGFFTSGGAARPKGTSMLTEDVAAPIDRLAEFVVDMRNLLDAHGYEDAIIFGHALAGNLHFQMSDNFSQPGAAEKFDVFNQELSELVSVCYGGSLKAEHGTGRAIAPFVEAEWGSKAYGIMHAIKAAFDPERLLNPGVLLNDDPKIHVKNLKVMPLADELVDLCIECGFCEPACPSHHMTLTPRQRIAVTRERARLRESGEDPERLARFEADFQYAGMDTCAACNLCSLRCPVGIETGTMIMGERARRRGSTGQSVARFTADHTGTIESFMRGGVALADAARTIIPAPAVEAITETARRLTNKAIPRVSRTLHHGPGVPKVRDNRQDPRTTGFPVPIAQTGREQIVYFPACPSRMFGAPKTEHNLLDTPNAMVALLERAGYDVIIPENLNGQCCGQPFQSKGFPEQAAEVGGALAKNLSAASDAGRLPVVTDASTCAKHLKDVPGDATVTDSAQFLVTHVLPKLTLTQKLPVVAVHHNCSAQRLFEQPATETLARACAEEIAVLSSITCCGYAGDKGLFIPELNAHATRRVGKDVPANCQLGVSTVSTCASGLSEHAGIPFVGLASLLEWASRP
- a CDS encoding sugar ABC transporter permease yields the protein MTINAADAAVHNAASRRSIWSRAWENHAPGYLFLLPWLIGFIGLTVGPIISSFYLSFTNFDLLTPARWVGLENYQRMFTNDRNFAAAMRVTFTFVLFSVPLKLAFALLVAILLNRGMKGLPLYRALFYLPSLLGASVAIAILWRQIFAGDGLVNQFLANFGIIGPSWISNPNYSLWTLIILSVWQFGSPMIIFLAGLRQIPQDMYEAASLDGAGKWRQFWKITVPLLTPVIFFNAIIQTINSFQSFTPAFIISNGTGSPINSTLFYALYLYNEAFSFFRMGYASALAWFLLFLIACFTAFSFLTSKYWVHYDD
- a CDS encoding LysR family transcriptional regulator codes for the protein MDKLLTQFLAVADIGTMSGAAIALRLTQPTLTINMRKLEDNIGAQLFERSSRGITLTRYGETLYENARLMQRLYDNTLSAIGDQLRGMERGITIGSGYSWWNMFLRDLVVQYQGEYPGAPVQVSLGNQLRLMDQMLSGDISMFLAHEVDGLSSTLGTDFVPLSRVYNAFFVHEGHPLIGAPRTQAEIDVYPRILLSLPESRHDRFFDPSRRRTRVETVFDRTHFAFRSNSLAACVDYALATDAALLHTHVMRDIFARQGLVEVIQKNDPRVSIAGLYVLKDRRGEERIEDLIDRISRAAQATLPPLH